One Bombus fervidus isolate BK054 chromosome 7, iyBomFerv1, whole genome shotgun sequence genomic region harbors:
- the Ipk1 gene encoding inositol phosphate kinase 1 — MTINEGNPVPTATFSSESMTTSTESLDDVSTTTSQLSPFSSTSLIGDCVYRGEGNANIVVALPQEQKVIRFRKSLPDGVSPDGGKQRTERQVEFVRFVASCFLGPYTQVPEILRYDAKDIAKLSEAIRPLRSDKRRNKEIMDIYATTFPDYTFLPIKFDTNLFPTNRTFCVEIKPKQGYLQDIDRKFQKCPYCLTQYYKLRNKMITCRSTYCPFDLFSGVETRMKSALKALLTSPQNNLKIFKDGVIVYDQESTCSDLECVLTEWFRNSINFTNIEYIDHFCNLICAALLRPFISEEFKSNIFPAHELRTSVIEQDSKTPSYINPDLIARVKEYLYFTGETCNLKGEILPNNSVLERILHMQRLPFISSEYVYNTYSKFRSWLTDDIIYSNLINMFKLDDRISYPKQKKTIIGIPETLRDTYIQTYAKDTSISKKSKFDHDDYCGNKRINKPSENILISKPILIPTEKHNLWYNKFSVLSNGDKVHCNEKETYFYVNTESILCLQNYLLFSCARDCSILMSFREINPNTVSPTLDKNIVQLPDGLSFVCNIRISDIDPKSLHCIEKHRQRDIDVLNSVISFLEEEFIIKHQKSFEKRLP; from the exons ATGACAATCAACGAAGGAAATCCTGTGCCGACCGCAACCTTTTCTTCAGAATCGATGACCACTTCCACCGAAAGCTTGGATGATGTTTCCACAACGACGTCACAACTTTCACCTTTTTCATCAACGTCCCTTATAGGAGATTGTGTTTACAGAGGCGAGGGAAATGCGAATATCGTAGTTGCACTTCCACAA GAACAGAAAGTAATTCGATTTCGGAAATCGCTGCCAGATGGTGTTTCACCGGATGGCGGCAAACAACGAACAGAACGACAAGTGGAATTCGTGAGGTTTGTGGCTTCCTGTTTTTTGGGCCCGTACACACAAGTCCCTGAGATCCTTCGTTACGATGCGAAAGATATTGCTAAACTTTCAGAAGCTATTCGACCCCTACGGTCAG ATAAACGACGTAATAAGGAAATCATGGACATATATGCCACAACATTTCCGGATTACACGTTTCTTCCAATAAAATTCGATACTAATCTCTTTCCAACTAACAGAACATTTTGTGTTGAAATTAAACCAAAACAGGGCTATCTGCAAGATATTGAtcggaaatttcaaaaatgtcCTTACTGTCTAACACAatattataag ttAAGGAACAAGATGATCACATGCCGTAGCACTTATTGTCCGTTTGATCTCTTCTCGGGAGTGGAAACTCGTATGAAATCGGCTCTAAAAGCACTACTAACATCACCACAGAATAATCTCAAAATTTTTAAGGATGGCGTTATAGTTTATGACCAAGAATCAACTTGCAGTGATCTTGAATGTGTCTTGACGGAATGGTTTCGCAActctattaattttacaaatatagaaTACATTGATcacttttgtaatttaatttgcgCTGCTCTTTTACGTCCGTTTATTTCGGAAGAATTTAAGTCTAATATATTTCCTGCGCATGAATTGCGCACATCCGTTATCGAACAAGATTCGAAGACACCCTCATACATTAATCCAGATCTGATAGCAAGAGTTAaggaatatttgtattttactgGAGAG ACGTGCAACTTAAAGGGGGAAATATTGCCAAATAATTCGGTACTAGAACGAATACTTCATATGCAGCGGCTACCTTTTATTAGCTCAGAATACGTTTATAATACGTATTCAAAGTTTCGTTCATGGCTAACtgatgatattatatattctaatttaataaacatgTTCAAACTTGATGATCGAATATCTTATCCCAAACAAAAA AAAACTATTATAGGTATTCCTGAAACATTAAGAGACACTTACATACAAACATATGCCAAAGATACTTCGATTTCAAAAAAATCCAAATTTGACCACGACGATTATTGTGGCAACAAACGTATTAATAAACCTAGTGAAAATATCCTTATATCAAAACCAATCTTAATTCCAACtgaaaaacataatttatggTACAATAAATTTAGCGTATTAAGTAACGGAGATAAAGTACACTGtaacgaaaaagaaacatatttttatgtaaatactgAAAGTATACTATGCCTGCAGAATTATCTCTTATTTTCATGTGCTAGAGATTGTTCGATATTGATGTCATTTCGAGAAATAAATCC gaATACAGTATCGCCTActctcgataaaaatatagtacAACTTCCGGATGGACTCAGCTTTGTTTGTAACATCAGGATTTCTGACATAGATCCGAAAAGTCTACATTGCATTGAAAAACACCGGCAACGGGACATCGATGTTTTAAATTCAGTAATATCCTTTCTagaagaagaatttataattaaacatcAAAAGTCGTTTGAAAAACGATTACCGTAA